Proteins encoded by one window of Anaeromyxobacter diazotrophicus:
- a CDS encoding lysophospholipid acyltransferase family protein — MSARLRGVAVAAYAAVSMAFFFLVQLPPMLFTGSADFSVWLARRMWAPSALWLCGVTVEVLAPRGFPDGPAIYASNHESALDIWLLFRTVPRNGLRFIAKQELFRIPVFGWYLRMARFVAVDRRHRARAVAALQQAGRIVREGTSLIVFPEGTRSPDGRVQPFKKGPFVVAMEAGVPVVPIAIAGAAALNPKGRLSVRPGRVRVAVGAPLTPADFPDKSALLREVRSRIIALHRELGGAGGDVDDAVAAPGVEGSS, encoded by the coding sequence ATGAGCGCGCGCCTCCGCGGGGTGGCGGTCGCGGCGTACGCCGCCGTCTCCATGGCCTTCTTCTTCCTGGTCCAGCTGCCGCCGATGCTCTTCACCGGCTCGGCCGACTTCTCGGTCTGGCTGGCCCGCCGGATGTGGGCCCCCTCGGCGCTCTGGCTGTGCGGGGTCACGGTCGAGGTGCTCGCGCCGCGGGGGTTCCCCGACGGGCCCGCCATCTACGCCAGCAACCACGAGAGCGCCCTCGACATCTGGCTGCTCTTCCGCACCGTGCCGCGGAACGGACTCCGGTTCATCGCCAAGCAGGAGCTGTTCCGGATCCCGGTCTTCGGGTGGTACCTGCGGATGGCCCGCTTCGTGGCGGTCGACCGGCGCCACCGTGCCCGCGCCGTCGCCGCGCTGCAGCAGGCGGGCCGGATCGTGCGCGAGGGGACCTCGCTCATCGTCTTCCCCGAGGGCACGCGCAGCCCCGACGGCCGCGTGCAGCCGTTCAAGAAGGGGCCGTTCGTGGTGGCGATGGAGGCCGGGGTGCCGGTGGTCCCCATCGCCATCGCCGGGGCGGCGGCCCTGAACCCCAAGGGCCGGCTCTCGGTGCGCCCGGGCCGGGTGCGGGTCGCGGTGGGTGCCCCGCTCACCCCGGCCGACTTCCCCGACAAGTCCGCCCTCCTGCGGGAGGTGCGGAGCCGCATCATCGCGCTGCACCGGGAGCTGGGCGGCGCGGGCGGCGACGTCGACGACGCGGTGGCCGCGCCGGGCGTCGAGGGCTCGAGCTGA